Proteins co-encoded in one Cucurbita pepo subsp. pepo cultivar mu-cu-16 chromosome LG15, ASM280686v2, whole genome shotgun sequence genomic window:
- the LOC111811220 gene encoding actin-related protein 2/3 complex subunit 1B-like isoform X1 yields the protein MTAIAVHQFAQCITCHAWSPDHSMVAFCPNNNEVHIYKSLQDNWERVHVLQKHDQLISGIDWSVRSNRIVTASHDRNSYVWNLEGSEWVPTLVILRLNRAALCVQWSPKENKFAVGSGAKTVCICYYEQENNWWVSKLIRKRHDSSVTNVAWHPNNLLLATTSTDGKCRIFSTFIKGVDTKDSRAGKFSDSKFGELIVQLDLSFSWAFGVKWSPSGNTLAYAGHNSMIYFVDEVGPSPLAQSVAFRDLPLRDILFVSERMVIGTGFDCNPMAFAADERGIWSFIRFLGERKTASGSKYGSQFSEAFGKLYGQSKQGVGNDSVESSRLRGCVHENCITCIVPLREPGVSTIKRFSTSGLDGKVVIWDLEGQADLSQYL from the exons ATGACAGCAATTGCAGTTCACCAGTTCGCTCAGTGCATCACTTGCCATGCTTGGAGCCCCGATCACTCCA TGGTTGCATTTTGTCCGAACAATAATGAAGTTCACATTTATAAATCGTTACAAGACAACTGGGAAAGAGTACATGTTCTCCAAAAG CATGATCAACTTATCTCGGGGATAGACTGGAGTGTTAGGTCAAACAGAATTGTGACTGCATCTCATGATCGAAATTC ATATGTTTGGAACCTTGAAGGATCGGAATGGGTACCAACTCTTGTCATTCTTAGACTAAACCGAGCTGCACTCTGTGTTCAGTGGAGTCCAAAAG AAAACAAGTTCGCAGTTGGAAGTGGGGCAAAAACTGTTTGCATATGCTACTATGAACAAGAGAACAATTG GTGGGTCAGTAAACTTATCAGGAAAAGACATGATTCTTCTGTGACAAATGTTGCTTGGCATCCCAATAAT CTGCTTCTTGCAACAACCTCAACGGATGGAAAATGTCGAATCTTTTCCACCTTCATTAAAGGCGTGGACACAAA GGATTCAAGAGCAGGCAAATTTTCGGATTCAAAGTTCGGAGAG TTAATTGTTCAGCTCGATCTTTCATTCTCTTGGGCATTTGGCGTGAAGTGGTCACCAAGTGGCAATACCTTAGCTTATGCAG GACACAATTCGATGATTTACTTCGTTGATGAAGTTGGTCCTTCTCCTCTAGCCCAGAGTGTTGCATTCCGAGATTTGCCTCTTCGTGAT ATACTATTTGTTTCTGAGAGAATGGTTATAGGTACAGGATTTGATTGCAATCCTATGGCTTTTGCTGCTGATGAAAGAGGGATCTG GAGCTTTATAAGATTTCTTGGTGAAAGGAAAACAGCATCAGGTTCAAAATATGGATCCCAG TTTTCAGAGGCATTTGGGAAGTTGTATGGTCAATCGAAGCAAGGTGTTGGCAATGATTCAGTTGAATCTTCAAGATTGCGCGGATGCGTCCACGAGAATTGCATAAC TTGTATTGTGCCTCTTAGAGAGCCAGGGGTTTCCACTATAAAGCGGTTCAGCACTTCAG GTTTGGATGGAAAAGTGGTCATTTGGGATTTGGAAGGCCAGGCCGATCTATCTCAGTACTTGTGA
- the LOC111811220 gene encoding actin-related protein 2/3 complex subunit 1B-like isoform X2, which produces MTAIAVHQFAQCITCHAWSPDHSMVAFCPNNNEVHIYKSLQDNWERVHVLQKHDQLISGIDWSVRSNRIVTASHDRNSYVWNLEGSEWVPTLVILRLNRAALCVQWSPKENKFAVGSGAKTVCICYYEQENNWWVSKLIRKRHDSSVTNVAWHPNNLLLATTSTDGKCRIFSTFIKGVDTKDSRAGKFSDSKFGELIVQLDLSFSWAFGVKWSPSGNTLAYAGHNSMIYFVDEVGPSPLAQSVAFRDLPLRDILFVSERMVIGTGFDCNPMAFAADERGIWSFIRFLGERKTASGSKYGSQFSEAFGKLYGQSKQGVGNDSVESSRLRGCVHENCITKDAPYPLNNCLFREPFTEKAS; this is translated from the exons ATGACAGCAATTGCAGTTCACCAGTTCGCTCAGTGCATCACTTGCCATGCTTGGAGCCCCGATCACTCCA TGGTTGCATTTTGTCCGAACAATAATGAAGTTCACATTTATAAATCGTTACAAGACAACTGGGAAAGAGTACATGTTCTCCAAAAG CATGATCAACTTATCTCGGGGATAGACTGGAGTGTTAGGTCAAACAGAATTGTGACTGCATCTCATGATCGAAATTC ATATGTTTGGAACCTTGAAGGATCGGAATGGGTACCAACTCTTGTCATTCTTAGACTAAACCGAGCTGCACTCTGTGTTCAGTGGAGTCCAAAAG AAAACAAGTTCGCAGTTGGAAGTGGGGCAAAAACTGTTTGCATATGCTACTATGAACAAGAGAACAATTG GTGGGTCAGTAAACTTATCAGGAAAAGACATGATTCTTCTGTGACAAATGTTGCTTGGCATCCCAATAAT CTGCTTCTTGCAACAACCTCAACGGATGGAAAATGTCGAATCTTTTCCACCTTCATTAAAGGCGTGGACACAAA GGATTCAAGAGCAGGCAAATTTTCGGATTCAAAGTTCGGAGAG TTAATTGTTCAGCTCGATCTTTCATTCTCTTGGGCATTTGGCGTGAAGTGGTCACCAAGTGGCAATACCTTAGCTTATGCAG GACACAATTCGATGATTTACTTCGTTGATGAAGTTGGTCCTTCTCCTCTAGCCCAGAGTGTTGCATTCCGAGATTTGCCTCTTCGTGAT ATACTATTTGTTTCTGAGAGAATGGTTATAGGTACAGGATTTGATTGCAATCCTATGGCTTTTGCTGCTGATGAAAGAGGGATCTG GAGCTTTATAAGATTTCTTGGTGAAAGGAAAACAGCATCAGGTTCAAAATATGGATCCCAG TTTTCAGAGGCATTTGGGAAGTTGTATGGTCAATCGAAGCAAGGTGTTGGCAATGATTCAGTTGAATCTTCAAGATTGCGCGGATGCGTCCACGAGAATTGCATAAC GAAGGATGCCCCATATCCACTTAATAATTGCTTATTCAGAGAGCCTTTTACAGAGAAGGCCTCGTAA
- the LOC111811221 gene encoding glutamyl-tRNA(Gln) amidotransferase subunit A, chloroplastic/mitochondrial-like — MLSTLQPPRCSLSRFPLHLPSKPFFFHSKQTPYPIANSALTDQLPSSNASQSLHSQILSIRHSLLSRQITATQLAESYLNRLRALEPHLNSFLHVSESVLSDAREIDGKIQRNEEVGPLAGVFVGVKDNICTAGMPSTGGSRILEGYRPPFDATAVKRIKELGGIVIGKTNLDEFGMGSSTEGSAFQVTANPWDLSRVPGGSSGGSASAVSARQCVVSLGSDTGGSVRQPASFCGVVGLKPTYGRVSRFGLMAYASSLDVIGCLSTTVADAGILLHAISGHDTHDATSSKREVPDFASQFSAVDSLESKPLKGLRIGLIRETLENGVDGEVKSAIRAAASHLEELGCSINEVSLPSFSLGLPAYYILASSESSSNLARYDGVRYGNQAVADELTGLYENSRATGFGSEVKMRILMGTYALSAGYYDAYYKRAQQVRTIIQKSFREALDENDILISPAAPSAAYKIGEKVNDPLAMYAGDIMTVNVNLAGLPALVLPCGFVRDGSSNLPVGLQMIGAAFDEGKLLKVGHIFEQTLSEGRFVPPLLADDIVG; from the exons ATGCTATCCACACTGCAACCCCCTCGCTGCTCTCTTTCTCGCTTCCCTCTCCATCTTCCCTCCAAAccattcttctttcactccaaACAAACTCCATATCCCATCGCCAATTCCGCTCTCACAGACCAACTTCCCTCTTCCAATGCTTCCCAATCCCTTCACTCCCAAATTCTCTCAATCCGCCATTCCCTTCTTTCCCGCCAAATCACTGCCACCCAACTAGCCGAGTCCTATCTTAATCGCCTTCGAGCATTGGAGCCTCACCTCAACTCATTTCTTCACGTCTCTGAAAGCGTCCTCTCTGATGCCCGTGAGATTGATGGCAAAATTCAGAGAAATGAGGAAGTGGGTCCTTTGGCTGGGGTGTTTGTGGGTGttaaggacaatatttgtacTGCGGGTATGCCTTCCACTGGTGGTTCTCGGATTCTGGAAGGGTATCGACCGCCATTTGATGCTACTGCTGTGAAGAGAATCAAGGAGTTGGGTGGGATTGTGATTGGGAAGACCAATTTGGATGAGTTTGGCATGGGCAGTTCTACTGAAGGCTCTGCGTTCCAG GTGACTGCAAATCCGTGGGATTTGAGTAGGGTTCCAGGAGGATCATCAGGAGGGTCTGCTTCAGCTGTTTCTGCTAGGCAGTGTGTGGTGTCATTGGGGAGTGATACAGGTGGAAGTGTGCGGCAGCCAGCATCCTTTTGTGGTGTTGTCGGGTTGAAACCAACGTATGGTCGTGTCTCAAGATTTGGACTTATGGCCTACGCTTCATCACTTGATGTTATTGGCTGCTTGAGTACAACAGTTGCTGATGCTGGGATTCTTCTACATGCAATTTCTGGCCATGATACACATGATGCCACTAGTAGTAAACGA GAGGTTCCTGATTTTGCATCGCAATTTAGTGCTGTTGATTCATTGGAATCTAAACCCTTGAAAGGATTGAGGATTGGCCTAATTCGTGAAACTCTTGAAAATGGTGTTGATGGTGAAGTAAAGTCTGCAATACGTGCTGCTGCTTCACATCTTGAAGAACTAGGATGCTCCATCAATGAg GTATCACTGCCATCATTCTCTCTTGGGCTGCCTGCCTATTACATTCTTGCTTCATCTGAATCCTCTTCAAACTTGGCACGATATGATGGAGTCAG ATATGGAAATCAAGCTGTTGCTGATGAGCTAACTGGTCTATATGAAAATTCCCGAGCAACAGGATTTGGTTCGGAG GTTAAAATGAGAATTTTGATGGGAACATATGCTCTCTCAGCTGGTTATTATGATGCTTACTACAAGCGCGCTCAGCAG GTGAGAACCATTATTCAGAAAAGCTTCAGAGAAGCATTAGATGAAAATGACATCTTAATATCACCTGCTGCTCCATCTGCCGCTTATAAAATTG GTGAAAAGGTGAACGATCCATTGGCAATGTATGCAGGTGATATCATGACT GTCAATGTCAACTTAGCTGGACTACCTGCTTTGGTGTTGCCTTGTGGATTTGTTCGAGATGGGTCTTCTAACCTTCCTGTCGGCCTTCAAATGATTGGTGCAGCATTTGATGAG GGTAAACTTCTGAAAGTGGGACACATCTTTGAGCAAACTCTTTCAGAAGGCAGATTTGTTCCACCCCTACTGGCGGACGACATTGTAGGTTAG